TTATTTCTGTCATGTACCCATCAAAAGTCCTATTTATCACCATATTATGTATATAATTTATACAGTCCTCTTCCGTGATACACTCAACTTCCGATGCTACTACTTCTGTTATTTTAATATACAATTTTTGACCCAATTCATCTATATGTTCCTTTGACCTAACTTTCGAGTAATAATATTCTTTCCACTCCTCCGATGATTTTGGAGAGCATTTTCTAATCTCCTCAGATACTGCACCAACATTTCGTTTAAAATTCAACTGAAATCTATTCATAGCACTATTTAATATCCATTCTTTTGCCATATTTTGCCTCATTTTTGTATTTTAAAAATCTATTTTTATGAATATATTCCATATTATCATCTACATCTACGAGATTATTTTTAATAAGATGGGCATTGATAAATGTTTTATTTTTTAAATACAAATATGCCATTAAATTATTTTTATCGTCGTATTTATTTGTATCAAATTTTAAAAAGACTTTTTGATTTTTTGTTTTATTTTTTAAAAATTCAATCGCTTCGTCTCGTTTTTCAGGAATTTCTTTTATGCCAATTAATCTAATTATAATACCATTGTTTAATTCTATCAATTCAGGGCTTATTACTTGTTTAACTCTGTAATATTCAATCCTTGATTTTTGATTTTTATTATCAATATCTGTTTTATCTATTTTAGAACCAAATTTCAATTTTTTTGGGTCTATTTTTTTATCAAATTTAACAGGGTCTTTGAATATATAGGGGAGCTCCTTTATTTTATCATTCCAATTTTTATCATCTTCATTTAAATTTTGTTCAACTACTTCAATTTCATAATCTTTTAAAAGTGTTTCCTGATTGGCCCCTAATTTATCCAATATTATTGGTAAAAACTCCTTGTTAAGCTCATAACCTATTGAATTCCTATCTAATTTTTTAGCCGCCAATGATGTTGTTCCACTACCTAAAAATGGGTCTAAAACCGTCTCGCCCACAAAAGAGAACATTTTTATTATTCTTTTAGGTAATTCCTCTGGAAACATTGCCAAATGTTTATCCTGTTTAACTCCATTAAAATACCAATGTCCTGAAAAATATTCTTTCCATTCTTCCTTTGTTAATTTTGATGCTTCTTTAATTTCTTTTGAAGGTTTTGGAGCATTTCCTGGTTTTTTAAATATTAATATGTGCTCGTAGTCGATTTTTATAATTCCATTTCTTGGATATGGATACGAACCCATTACAGAAGCCCCGCCTGTTGTATTCATTGTGGTATTTTTTTGCCAAACTATTGCCCCCATATAATCAAAACCTATTGTTTCAGCAAATTTTATAATTTCTGTTCTTATTGGTATTACTTTATATCTACCATAATAAACGGAGCGGGCAAACTGGTCTCCGATATTAATTACCATTCTACAGCCCGGGTGCAATACTCGATAACATTCTTTCCATACTAAATTTAAATTGTTTATATATTCCTCATAACTGTCATTAAATCCTATCTGCTCTTCAACACCATAGTCCTTTAATTGCCAATATGGTGGAGAGGTAATAATAAGATGAACGGAATTATCAGGAATTTCCACCATATTTCTTGAATCTCTTATAATTACATTATGAAAGGTCTTCATATTATCACTTGGATTATTTATTTAAAAAATATTCTTTAATTAATTTTATGTCTTTATTTAATACAATTTTATCGTTTTCTTCCCTTAAAAACTCCTGTTCAATTGATTCATCAATGATATCATATATATCTTTTTTAGTTATGTATGATATTACTGTAATTATATTTTTTACAGGTTTAGGGCCTACATTGGTAAAATCTAATTCTTTATATATGCCGTATAATTCTTTTGTCATATCATGGAGCTCCTCCAAAGGAAGGGAACATTTTATAATATTTTTTTCTTCATCATATTTATATTCAATATCCAATGCACCAATAGCTTCTTTTAATAGCTCTTTATTAACTGGATATTTAACATCATTTAGTTGATATTCAAATAATCCTATCTTATTGGGCTTATACTTTTTATGGATTCTATCTGCTAAATTCATAATATTTTTATAATCTTGCATCATTTGAATTTTGTCATGGCCATATACTTTTATTCTAAGAATATTTATAATTTCATCTTTGGAATATGATACTTTTGATTCAATGGAACAATCAATATCCATTTTAGAAATTGCATCGCAGATTTCCTCTATTTCATCATTTGTTGCCTTTATATTAATTATTCTTTTCATTTACTCACCAAATAGGGGATATTCTATATTATTGTTATTATTAAATTAATTGATTAATAATATATATTGTATTTTGGGATATATTTATTTTGGAGCTCCGAAAGCTCACAATTAAAAGTCTCACTATAAATTATAAATAAGATAATAAAATAGTATATTAAACAATATACAATATATTTAATAATATATATAACAAACTTTCCGAACATATATAAATAATATATTATCATTTTTATATTTAAAAGAAAATTAAAAACATAAATTTAATATTGCCAAGTGATAAAATACACAAAATCAGAGATTTTGAATACAATAGCTCTGCTTTTGTTTAATATTCCGAAGGATATTGAATAATTTCTCTCAGAGGTCGAAATTATGGAAACAAAATTAGAAAATATTTTAAAAAATACCTCCGAAGTCGTATCGGAAGAAGAATTAAAAGAATTATTAAATGAAATATCAAAAGGCAACGATAAAATAGCCTATATCGGATTTGAGCCAAGTGGAAGAATACATTTAGGGCACTACCTCCAAATAAAAAAAATGATAGATTTGCAAAATGCAGGATTTAAAATTATTATTCTTCTTGCTGACCTCCATGCCTATTTAAACCAAAAGGGAACAATGGAAGAAATAAAGGAATTGGCAGAACAGAACAAAAAAGTATTTGATGCCATAGGATTAAATGCCACATATATATATGGAAGCGAATTTCAATTAAAACCAGAATACAATTTGGATTTATACAAAGTGGCAGTTAATACAACCCTAAAAAGAGCAAGAAGAAGCATGGAGGTAATAGCAAGAGAGGACGATAATCCAAAAGTTGCAGGTGTTGTTTATCCACTTATGCAGGTAATAGATATTAAACATCTAAATGCCGATGTGGCCGTTGGAGGAATGGAACAGAGAAAAATACACATGCTTGCAAGGGAAATTTTACCATCTATGGATTATAAGGCCCCAGTTTGCATACATAACCCAGTTCTTACGGGATTAGATGGAGAAGGTAAAATGTCCTCCTCAAAAGGAAATTTCATAGCTGTTGATGATGACGATGCTACAATTAAATCAAAAATAAAAAAGGCATATTGTCCAATAGGGGAGGTTGAGGGAAATCCAATATTAGAAATTGCAAAATATTATTTAAATTATCCTATAACAATAGAAAGACCAGAGAAATTTGGGGGAAATTTAATAATCAACAGCTACAATGGGCTTGAAGAATTATACAAAAATAAGGATTTGCATCCAATGGATTTAAAAAATGCTGTTGTAAAAGGAATAATTGAAATGCTAACTCTAATTAGGGGCCCAAATAGTGAATAATATAAATAAGGCAATGATAAATAAAATGGATTAAATCATTGTCAATCTTCGGTCTTTTTCATAAATATGCTGTGATTAAAACTAATCTCTACCATATTATCAATAAATGAAGAAATTCATTAATAATAGGACAGATGAGGGACAGTTATTGAAGATTAACTATAAAGGTGGTAATATAATGGATTTAAGCAATATTACATATTATGGAAATACAACATATGATATTATATTATTTATTTTAATTATATTTTTTGGAATAATTGCAGGGAGACTATTTAACACAATTATAAAAAGAAAATTAAAGAAAATAGTGAGTAAAACCAAAACTAAATTTGACGATATCATATTTGATGCTATTGAATTACCTGCTTCAATATTAATATTTGTATTATTTTTTTATTTTGCTTTAAATACTATACTAATTCCTAAAACAATTGGTATCTTATTATATGAATTAATAGATATAATGGTAATAATAGGGGCAACCTGGTTTGTGCTTAATTTCACAGATAGTTTCATACAGCACTACATTATTCCAAGGGTAAATAAAACGGAATCTACATTTGATGACCATATAATAGTCCCATTACGAAAACTATTAAAATTAATAATTATATGCTTGGGGTTATTGATGGCAATAGATGCCGCAGGATATAATATATCCACATTACTTGCTGGACTTGGTATTGGGGGTCTTGCTGTGGCACTTGCAGCCCAGGATACAGTTAAAAATTTTATATCGGGGGTTTTATTAATAATAGATAAACCATTTAAATTAAATCAATGGATTGAATTTGACGGGGTTGAAGGAGTTGTAGAGGATATAGGTATCAGAAGCACAAAAATAAGAACATTTAATGATAGTTTAATAATTGTGCCAAATGCAGTTGTAATAAATGCCAACATTGAAAACCATTCGGAGATGAAAAAAAGGAGAGTTAAAACAATTATTGGATTAACCTATGATACCCCAGTTGATAAATGTAAATTGGCAAAAGAAATTATACATACCATACTAGAAGACCACAGGACAACGCTCCCACCATATAGAATTACATTTAACGAATTCGGAGCTCATTCATTAAATTTTAGATTGGAGTATTTTATTAGAAATATGGGTTTTGATTATTATCTTAATGCAGTTGATGATATAAACATGAGAATAAAAGAAGAATTTGAAAAAGAAGGCA
The window above is part of the Methanococcus aeolicus Nankai-3 genome. Proteins encoded here:
- a CDS encoding DNA methyltransferase — translated: MKTFHNVIIRDSRNMVEIPDNSVHLIITSPPYWQLKDYGVEEQIGFNDSYEEYINNLNLVWKECYRVLHPGCRMVINIGDQFARSVYYGRYKVIPIRTEIIKFAETIGFDYMGAIVWQKNTTMNTTGGASVMGSYPYPRNGIIKIDYEHILIFKKPGNAPKPSKEIKEASKLTKEEWKEYFSGHWYFNGVKQDKHLAMFPEELPKRIIKMFSFVGETVLDPFLGSGTTSLAAKKLDRNSIGYELNKEFLPIILDKLGANQETLLKDYEIEVVEQNLNEDDKNWNDKIKELPYIFKDPVKFDKKIDPKKLKFGSKIDKTDIDNKNQKSRIEYYRVKQVISPELIELNNGIIIRLIGIKEIPEKRDEAIEFLKNKTKNQKVFLKFDTNKYDDKNNLMAYLYLKNKTFINAHLIKNNLVDVDDNMEYIHKNRFLKYKNEAKYGKRMDIK
- a CDS encoding DUF2067 domain-containing protein, whose translation is MKRIINIKATNDEIEEICDAISKMDIDCSIESKVSYSKDEIINILRIKVYGHDKIQMMQDYKNIMNLADRIHKKYKPNKIGLFEYQLNDVKYPVNKELLKEAIGALDIEYKYDEEKNIIKCSLPLEELHDMTKELYGIYKELDFTNVGPKPVKNIITVISYITKKDIYDIIDESIEQEFLREENDKIVLNKDIKLIKEYFLNK
- a CDS encoding tyrosine--tRNA ligase, producing the protein METKLENILKNTSEVVSEEELKELLNEISKGNDKIAYIGFEPSGRIHLGHYLQIKKMIDLQNAGFKIIILLADLHAYLNQKGTMEEIKELAEQNKKVFDAIGLNATYIYGSEFQLKPEYNLDLYKVAVNTTLKRARRSMEVIAREDDNPKVAGVVYPLMQVIDIKHLNADVAVGGMEQRKIHMLAREILPSMDYKAPVCIHNPVLTGLDGEGKMSSSKGNFIAVDDDDATIKSKIKKAYCPIGEVEGNPILEIAKYYLNYPITIERPEKFGGNLIINSYNGLEELYKNKDLHPMDLKNAVVKGIIEMLTLIRGPNSE
- a CDS encoding mechanosensitive ion channel family protein is translated as MDLSNITYYGNTTYDIILFILIIFFGIIAGRLFNTIIKRKLKKIVSKTKTKFDDIIFDAIELPASILIFVLFFYFALNTILIPKTIGILLYELIDIMVIIGATWFVLNFTDSFIQHYIIPRVNKTESTFDDHIIVPLRKLLKLIIICLGLLMAIDAAGYNISTLLAGLGIGGLAVALAAQDTVKNFISGVLLIIDKPFKLNQWIEFDGVEGVVEDIGIRSTKIRTFNDSLIIVPNAVVINANIENHSEMKKRRVKTIIGLTYDTPVDKCKLAKEIIHTILEDHRTTLPPYRITFNEFGAHSLNFRLEYFIRNMGFDYYLNAVDDINMRIKEEFEKEGIEMAFPTQTIYLKKGDN